In one window of Cydia fagiglandana chromosome 1, ilCydFagi1.1, whole genome shotgun sequence DNA:
- the LOC134665043 gene encoding acidic leucine-rich nuclear phosphoprotein 32 family member B-like, with protein sequence MSTKENNSEVAVEKVGDEKDAKSDLKATKRAAEEKATEAKKARKEENGGGGDDEPHSEEEDLEGEGEGDDDDDEDVEGEEGEEDEEVEGEGEDDDLEDEEVEEELLGEEEEEDA encoded by the exons ATGAGCACCAAGGAAAATAACAGTGAAGTGGCCGTGGAAAAGGTTGGAGATGAGAAGGACGCGAAAAGTGACCTGAAAGCAACGAAAAGAGCGGCAGAA GAAAAGGCTACAGAAGCAAAAAAGGCGCGAAAGGAAGAaaatggcggcggcggcgacgaTGAGCCTCACAGTGAAGAGGAAGACCTAGAGGGAGAGGGCGAGGGTGACGACGATGATGATGAGGACGTGGAGGGGGAAGAGGGCGAGGAAGACGAGGAAGTAGAAGGAGAGGGAGAGGATGACGATCTCGAAG ATGAAGAAGTAGAGGAGGAGCTATTAGGTGAGGAAGAGGAAGAAGACGCGTAA